A single Actinomycetota bacterium DNA region contains:
- a CDS encoding NADH-quinone oxidoreductase subunit M: MNFPILTVTLALPLAGAAAVALVPKESHGTIRTVALVSSVVTFLVSLDILFRFHGSNGGQQLVEQVQWVPSAGASYKLGIDGISLWMVLLTTFLMPASILVSYHVSAKVKQFFITLLVLETSLLGVFLTLDLALFYVFWEAMLVPMYFLIGVWGYDRRRYAAIKFFLYTLAGSLLMLVGILFLYGAGHTFDISALAHIHLSGAQQDWLFWAFFASFAIKVPLFPLHTWLPDAHTEAPTAGSVLLAGVLLKMGAYGFLRFSIPLFPDAAHRFAPILATLGVIGILYGGVVAIVQKDLKRLVAYSSISHLGFVILGIAALTPLAATGSVLQMLNHGLSTGALFLLVGMLVDRAHTRLIADFGGVASLLPVYGGIFLFVCLSSLGLPGLNGFVGEFLILNGTFPVDKVLTILGVGGILLSAIYLLWAYQRVFTGPQKVPHADRLSLWKDLSFRELAALVPLLVMVVVIGVYPKPFLSRIEPSVRQAIHQAATVHPAPPPGTAAGTSAGSAGSAGPAGKGAP; the protein is encoded by the coding sequence ATGAATTTCCCCATCCTCACGGTCACCCTGGCCCTCCCCCTGGCGGGGGCGGCGGCGGTGGCGCTGGTGCCCAAGGAGTCCCACGGCACGATCCGCACCGTGGCGCTCGTCTCCTCGGTGGTCACCTTCCTGGTGTCGCTCGACATCCTGTTCCGCTTCCACGGCTCCAACGGCGGCCAGCAGCTGGTGGAGCAGGTCCAGTGGGTCCCCTCCGCCGGGGCGTCCTACAAGCTGGGCATCGACGGCATCAGCCTGTGGATGGTGCTGCTGACCACGTTCCTGATGCCGGCGTCGATCCTGGTCAGCTACCACGTGTCGGCCAAGGTCAAGCAGTTCTTCATCACCCTGCTGGTCCTGGAGACGAGCCTGCTCGGCGTGTTCCTGACCCTCGACCTGGCGCTGTTCTACGTGTTCTGGGAGGCGATGCTCGTCCCGATGTACTTCCTCATCGGGGTCTGGGGGTACGACCGCCGCCGCTACGCCGCCATCAAGTTCTTCCTCTACACCCTGGCCGGCTCGCTGCTGATGCTGGTGGGGATCCTGTTCCTGTACGGCGCCGGGCACACCTTCGACATCTCCGCCCTGGCGCACATCCACCTGTCCGGGGCGCAGCAGGACTGGCTGTTCTGGGCCTTCTTTGCCTCGTTCGCCATCAAGGTGCCGCTGTTCCCGCTGCACACCTGGCTGCCCGACGCCCACACCGAGGCCCCCACCGCGGGCAGTGTCCTGCTGGCCGGAGTCCTGCTGAAGATGGGGGCGTACGGGTTCCTGCGCTTCTCGATCCCGCTCTTCCCCGACGCCGCCCACCGCTTCGCCCCGATCCTCGCCACCCTGGGTGTCATCGGGATCCTGTACGGCGGCGTGGTGGCCATCGTGCAGAAGGACCTGAAGCGGCTGGTGGCCTACTCGAGCATCTCCCACCTGGGCTTCGTGATCCTGGGCATCGCCGCCCTCACGCCGCTGGCGGCCACGGGCAGCGTGCTGCAGATGCTGAACCACGGCCTCTCCACCGGGGCGCTCTTCCTCCTGGTGGGCATGCTGGTCGACCGCGCCCATACCCGGCTGATCGCCGACTTCGGCGGGGTGGCCTCGCTCTTACCTGTCTACGGGGGCATCTTCCTGTTCGTATGCCTGTCGTCCCTCGGTCTACCGGGGTTGAACGGCTTCGTCGGCGAGTTCCTGATCCTCAACGGCACCTTCCCGGTGGACAAGGTGCTCACCATCCTGGGCGTCGGAGGCATCCTGTTGTCGGCGATCTACCTGCTGTGGGCCTACCAGCGGGTGTTCACCGGCCCGCAGAAGGTGCCGCACGCCGACCGCCTGTCGCTGTGGAAGGACCTCTCCTTCCGTGAGCTGGCCGCCCTGGTGCCGCTGCTGGTCATGGTGGTGGTGATCGGCGTGTACCCCAAGCCGTTCCTGTCCCGGATCGAGCCGTCCGTACGCCAGGCCATCCACCAGGCGGCGACGGTGCACCCTGCCCCCCCGCCGGGCACGGCGGCCGGCACGTCGGCGGGCTCCGCAGGGTCGGCCGGCCCAGCCGGGAAGGGGGCGCCGTGA
- a CDS encoding NADH-quinone oxidoreductase subunit N, producing the protein MIASVAHLPIPGATFRAVGPEIILAGGAMVTLVVGASFTKKRPGALAGMSLILLAAAGVVALLGIGHTQGAYDNRIALDGFAVFFKVLLVAVAAVGIAASYGYLKDENGPQPEFYALLLFATAGMMLMASAGDLIVVFVALETFSLAFYVLAAFRRNRRDSQEASFKYFLTGSFSSAFLLYGIALTYGALGTTRLIGLGALHSLPHKGLLPAGLALVIVGLAFKVAAVPFHMWTPDAYDGAPAPISGFLAAGSKIAGYAVLLRLLTSAFPLMQAQWRPAVVTLAVVTMAVGSILAVVQTNVKRMLAYSSIAHSGFLLIGVAAASPRGVSSSLFYLVAYAFTVLGSFAVVYAIGGTGEQHIRLDDYRGLAHRRPWMAVALTVMLLSLAGIPPTLGFWAKFEVFGAGISAGLTPAVVVGVLSSAIAAFFYLRLVSMMFLEDAPGEEGGWAPAPASGSLSALGLSVGVASLAVIVVGLAPQWLLNLAGKATFLH; encoded by the coding sequence GTGATCGCGTCGGTTGCCCACCTGCCGATTCCCGGGGCCACCTTCCGGGCGGTCGGGCCCGAGATCATCCTGGCGGGCGGCGCCATGGTCACCCTGGTGGTGGGGGCGTCGTTCACGAAGAAGCGCCCCGGCGCCCTGGCGGGCATGAGCCTGATCCTCCTGGCGGCTGCCGGCGTGGTGGCGCTGCTGGGGATCGGCCATACCCAGGGGGCCTACGACAACCGGATCGCCCTCGACGGCTTCGCCGTCTTCTTCAAGGTGCTCCTGGTGGCGGTGGCGGCGGTGGGCATCGCCGCCTCGTACGGCTACCTGAAGGACGAGAACGGGCCGCAGCCCGAGTTCTATGCCCTCCTGCTGTTCGCCACCGCGGGCATGATGCTCATGGCCTCGGCGGGCGACCTCATCGTGGTCTTCGTCGCCCTGGAGACGTTCTCCTTGGCGTTCTACGTGCTGGCGGCGTTCCGGCGGAACCGGCGGGACTCCCAGGAGGCGTCGTTCAAGTACTTCCTCACCGGGTCGTTCTCCTCGGCCTTCTTGCTGTACGGCATCGCGCTCACCTACGGGGCACTGGGCACCACCCGCCTGATCGGGCTGGGTGCCCTCCACAGCTTGCCGCACAAGGGGTTGCTCCCCGCCGGCCTCGCCCTGGTGATCGTGGGCCTGGCCTTCAAGGTGGCGGCGGTGCCGTTCCACATGTGGACCCCGGACGCCTACGACGGTGCCCCGGCGCCCATCTCCGGCTTCCTGGCGGCGGGGTCGAAGATCGCCGGCTATGCCGTGCTGCTGCGCCTGTTGACCAGTGCCTTCCCCCTGATGCAGGCCCAGTGGCGCCCGGCGGTGGTCACGCTGGCCGTGGTGACCATGGCCGTCGGCAGCATCCTCGCCGTGGTCCAGACCAACGTGAAGCGCATGCTGGCCTACTCCTCGATCGCCCACTCCGGCTTCCTGCTGATCGGCGTCGCCGCCGCCAGCCCCCGGGGTGTGTCCAGCTCGCTGTTCTACCTGGTGGCGTACGCCTTCACCGTGCTGGGGTCGTTCGCCGTGGTGTACGCCATCGGCGGCACCGGCGAGCAGCACATCCGCCTGGACGACTACCGGGGCCTCGCCCACCGGCGGCCGTGGATGGCGGTGGCGCTGACGGTGATGCTGCTGTCGCTGGCCGGCATCCCACCGACGCTCGGCTTCTGGGCCAAGTTCGAGGTCTTCGGGGCCGGCATCTCGGCGGGCCTGACGCCGGCGGTGGTGGTCGGCGTGCTGTCCAGCGCCATTGCGGCGTTCTTCTACCTCCGGCTGGTGAGCATGATGTTCCTCGAGGACGCCCCGGGCGAGGAGGGCGGCTGGGCGCCGGCCCCGGCGTCGGGCTCGCTGTCGGCCCTGGGCCTGTCCGTCGGCGTGGCGTCGCTGGCGGTGATCGTGGTGGGCCTGGCGCCTCAGTGGCTGCTGAACCTGGCCGGCAAGGCGACGTTCCTGCACTGA
- a CDS encoding NDP-sugar synthase, translating to MLAVVLAAGLGSRMAPLTPERPKALLPTLDAPQLVWLLAALEQAGVDHAWVNTHGEGADLVREAVGRESSRRAMTISVSDEGSEPLGTAGALRALRNELTAAFLVANADVATDFPVERLVEAHRSARSPATLLAIPVEDAADFVLEESWVIDLVDRREQVRSGHRYGGLAVFEPSVLDTIPAGPSGLYETVMTPLVTAHQGLAAVEWDGYWLDIAAPLDHLQANLDVLAGMRDPKLAASAVGEACERWDVMAYVGEGATADDVDLRHSVVGRRATVAAGSHLERCIVWPGAHLPRGEYRDTVVTPTRVLPLRQGHHRSHDLPEEGTTRP from the coding sequence ATGCTGGCTGTTGTCCTGGCCGCGGGCCTGGGTTCCCGGATGGCCCCGCTCACCCCCGAGCGGCCGAAGGCCCTGCTCCCCACCCTGGACGCCCCCCAGCTCGTCTGGCTGCTCGCCGCCCTGGAGCAGGCGGGCGTCGACCATGCCTGGGTCAACACCCACGGCGAGGGGGCCGACTTGGTGCGGGAGGCCGTCGGGCGGGAGAGCTCCCGGCGGGCGATGACGATCTCGGTCTCCGACGAGGGCAGCGAGCCGCTGGGCACGGCTGGAGCCCTGCGGGCACTGAGAAACGAGCTCACCGCCGCCTTCCTCGTGGCCAATGCCGATGTCGCCACCGACTTCCCGGTCGAGCGCCTGGTTGAAGCCCACCGCTCCGCCCGGTCGCCCGCCACCCTCCTGGCAATCCCGGTGGAGGATGCCGCCGACTTCGTCCTGGAGGAGAGCTGGGTCATCGACCTCGTCGACCGCCGGGAGCAGGTCCGTTCCGGGCACCGCTACGGCGGCCTGGCGGTGTTCGAGCCCTCGGTCCTGGACACGATCCCCGCCGGGCCGTCCGGCCTCTACGAGACGGTGATGACTCCCCTGGTCACCGCCCACCAGGGACTGGCGGCCGTGGAATGGGACGGCTACTGGCTGGACATTGCCGCCCCGCTGGACCACCTGCAGGCCAACCTCGATGTCCTGGCCGGCATGCGGGACCCGAAGCTCGCCGCCTCGGCGGTGGGTGAGGCGTGCGAGCGCTGGGACGTGATGGCCTACGTGGGCGAAGGCGCGACTGCCGACGACGTCGACCTGCGCCACAGCGTCGTCGGCCGGCGGGCGACGGTCGCCGCCGGCTCGCACCTGGAGCGGTGCATCGTGTGGCCGGGTGCCCACCTGCCGAGGGGCGAGTACCGGGACACGGTGGTCACGCCGACGCGGGTCCTACCGCTCCGCCAGGGTCACCACCGGAGCCACGACCTCCCCGAGGAGGGGACTACCCGGCCTTGA
- a CDS encoding YajQ family cyclic di-GMP-binding protein — protein sequence MAQASFDVVSEVDAQEVRNALDQTRREIATRFDFKNTGTEVDHTDPVIEIRANSEGRVEAALDVLKDKMVRRNVSLKALQEGKIEPAAGSTYRQKITLVQGISEEKARELNKFIKGLPVRVQSQVQGEQLRVTGKSRDDLQAVIKALKEGDFGIPLQFTNYR from the coding sequence ATGGCCCAGGCATCGTTTGACGTCGTGAGCGAGGTCGACGCGCAGGAGGTGCGCAACGCCCTCGACCAGACCCGGCGCGAGATCGCCACCCGCTTCGATTTCAAGAACACCGGCACCGAGGTGGACCACACCGACCCGGTCATCGAGATCCGGGCCAACTCCGAGGGCCGGGTGGAGGCCGCACTCGACGTGCTGAAGGACAAGATGGTGCGCCGAAACGTCTCGCTCAAGGCGCTGCAGGAGGGCAAGATCGAGCCCGCGGCCGGGAGCACCTACCGCCAGAAGATCACGCTGGTGCAGGGCATCAGCGAGGAGAAGGCCCGGGAGCTCAACAAGTTCATCAAGGGCCTCCCGGTCCGGGTCCAGTCGCAGGTCCAAGGTGAGCAGCTCCGGGTCACCGGCAAGTCCCGGGATGACCTCCAGGCGGTGATCAAGGCCCTCAAGGAGGGGGACTTCGGGATCCCGCTGCAGTTCACCAACTACCGGTAG
- a CDS encoding ankyrin repeat domain-containing protein: MIAAIVTGDHAAVSALLVETPELAMASSTSEAFLEAIRHQLYRGDTGLHIAAAGYRVTMVSDLVACGAEVGARNRRGAQPLHYAADGQPGSALWDHEAQRATVERLLAAGADPDAQDKGGASPLHRAVRTRCAAAVAALLEGGADTSLRNKHGSTPGDLATRTTGRGGSGSPAARAQLAEIRALLSREG, translated from the coding sequence ATGATCGCGGCGATCGTTACCGGGGATCACGCAGCCGTTTCGGCCCTCCTTGTCGAGACTCCGGAGCTGGCCATGGCTTCGTCCACCAGCGAGGCGTTCCTCGAGGCCATCCGCCACCAGCTCTACCGGGGCGACACCGGGCTCCACATTGCCGCCGCCGGGTACCGGGTCACGATGGTTTCGGACCTGGTGGCGTGCGGTGCGGAGGTGGGGGCCCGCAACCGGCGCGGGGCGCAGCCCCTGCACTACGCCGCCGACGGCCAGCCGGGGTCGGCGCTCTGGGACCATGAAGCACAACGGGCCACCGTCGAGCGGCTGCTCGCCGCAGGCGCCGACCCCGATGCCCAGGACAAGGGTGGGGCCTCCCCCCTGCACCGGGCGGTGCGTACGAGGTGCGCCGCGGCAGTCGCCGCTCTGCTCGAGGGCGGGGCCGACACCTCGCTGCGCAACAAGCATGGCTCGACGCCCGGGGACCTCGCCACCAGGACCACCGGCCGGGGCGGCTCGGGATCCCCGGCGGCCCGGGCGCAGCTGGCCGAGATCCGGGCGTTGCTCAGCCGGGAGGGCTAA
- a CDS encoding excisionase, whose product MSDQPPVDWDRVLAQLSGQPQEDGWVTLREASAASGVALSTLRSWYRSGRIPSRMVASPHGPQRLVPLEAVVTRGLESPRVRRQLERSRSLEVEVDELRRRVEALERRLGLAGP is encoded by the coding sequence GTGAGCGATCAGCCCCCCGTCGACTGGGACCGCGTCCTGGCCCAGCTCTCCGGCCAACCGCAGGAGGATGGCTGGGTCACGCTGCGGGAGGCGTCGGCGGCCTCGGGCGTGGCCCTCTCCACGCTGCGCTCCTGGTACCGCTCGGGCCGGATCCCCTCCCGCATGGTGGCCAGCCCCCACGGTCCGCAGCGGCTCGTGCCCCTCGAGGCGGTGGTCACCCGGGGCCTGGAGTCCCCCCGGGTGCGGCGGCAGTTGGAGCGCTCCCGCTCGCTGGAGGTCGAGGTGGACGAGCTCCGGCGCCGGGTCGAAGCTCTCGAACGCCGCTTGGGCCTGGCCGGGCCCTAG